A genomic stretch from Bradyrhizobium quebecense includes:
- a CDS encoding enoyl-CoA hydratase/isomerase family protein, which produces MSLVSTEDRGAVRVITYANAPFGTMTAAGAAEMFDAVTAAGIAPSVRVIVITGGVPGIFIRHYDVEELSEAADAIERGAPRAPSSPGPRPPGFHALTDAIAAVDKPVIAAINGLCMGGGFELSLACDLRIAGSTVTAIGLPETRIGIFPGGGGTQRLPRIVGEARALEMILCGLTVTGLRAHEIGIVHEVVADPLARSLEIGAELSSRGAEGLAFAKRLTRSALDRPLAEGLADERKSFSTVMRTASAREGLRAGRPPAEIQKL; this is translated from the coding sequence ATGTCCCTTGTTTCCACCGAGGATCGCGGCGCGGTCCGTGTCATCACCTATGCTAACGCCCCGTTCGGCACCATGACGGCCGCCGGGGCGGCCGAGATGTTCGATGCGGTCACCGCTGCAGGGATAGCCCCATCGGTGCGGGTCATTGTCATTACAGGGGGCGTACCCGGCATCTTCATCCGTCACTACGACGTTGAAGAACTCTCTGAGGCTGCAGATGCGATTGAGCGCGGAGCGCCTCGCGCCCCGTCGTCGCCTGGTCCTCGACCACCTGGTTTCCACGCGCTGACGGACGCGATTGCAGCCGTCGACAAACCGGTCATTGCGGCTATCAATGGCCTGTGCATGGGGGGAGGCTTCGAGCTTTCGCTGGCATGCGACCTGCGCATCGCCGGGAGCACGGTCACGGCGATCGGACTTCCGGAAACGCGCATCGGCATCTTTCCCGGCGGTGGCGGTACACAGCGTTTGCCCAGGATAGTTGGAGAGGCCAGGGCGCTCGAGATGATCCTCTGTGGCCTAACGGTGACGGGACTGCGCGCGCACGAAATCGGTATTGTGCACGAGGTTGTCGCCGATCCGCTCGCGCGTTCCCTTGAGATCGGCGCTGAGCTATCGAGCCGAGGCGCCGAAGGCCTGGCCTTTGCCAAGCGCCTTACCCGGTCAGCTCTCGACCGTCCGTTGGCCGAAGGCCTGGCTGACGAGCGCAAAAGTTTTTCCACCGTGATGAGGACAGCTTCGGCTCGGGAAGGCCTGCGGGCCGGCCGGCCACCGGCCGAAATCCAGAAGCTTTAA